Proteins encoded in a region of the Enterococcus gilvus ATCC BAA-350 genome:
- a CDS encoding metallophosphoesterase family protein, which translates to MDQVFVIGDIHGEYEMFQQVLKYFQPEKQQLVLIGDLNDRGPKSKDCWLLGMELVEKYQAVYLRGNHEQYFLEFMEKPEDWFPSYLYNGGKETIESLLHKGATDEYSPTEIAMMIRSRYRSLVSFLSERPFYYEWGDYLFVHAGIDLTKNWKETSEFDFLWIREPFHEGKNRTGKTIVFGHTITPMLYGDMQTTSLWESDGKIGIDGGAVFGGSLHGVVFDTKGIVQDYELPNEHGPWQPDF; encoded by the coding sequence ATGGATCAAGTTTTTGTAATTGGTGATATTCATGGTGAGTATGAAATGTTTCAACAAGTATTGAAATATTTTCAACCTGAGAAGCAGCAGCTCGTGCTGATTGGGGATTTGAATGATCGTGGACCTAAGAGTAAAGACTGCTGGCTTTTAGGTATGGAACTGGTTGAAAAGTATCAAGCGGTCTACTTAAGGGGAAACCATGAACAATACTTTTTAGAGTTTATGGAAAAACCGGAAGATTGGTTTCCTAGTTATCTTTATAATGGTGGAAAAGAGACCATCGAGAGCTTGCTTCATAAAGGAGCGACAGATGAGTATTCCCCGACCGAAATCGCGATGATGATCCGCAGCCGCTATCGATCATTGGTTTCTTTTTTATCCGAACGGCCTTTTTATTACGAATGGGGCGACTACCTTTTTGTACATGCGGGAATAGACTTGACGAAGAACTGGAAAGAAACTTCGGAATTTGATTTTCTATGGATTCGTGAGCCTTTTCATGAAGGAAAAAATCGCACAGGAAAAACAATTGTGTTCGGACACACGATTACTCCTATGCTTTACGGCGACATGCAAACGACCTCTCTGTGGGAATCAGATGGAAAGATCGGTATTGACGGAGGGGCTGTTTTTGGAGGAAGCCTGCATGGCGTAGTTTTTGACACTAAAGGCATTGTTCAAGATTATGAACTTCCAAATGAGCATGGGCCGTGGCAGCCTGATTTTTAG
- a CDS encoding VOC family protein codes for MFNEQVKVILYANDVKKASAFWQSLGFVEISFEELDGSQVAEVAMSKESTTHLVIYDRAFIENNDDELSEPAPALIFGSDDVVSLYKKLQEVNVQLGDLAQIGEEYVFNFVDTDGNYFVVSGS; via the coding sequence GTGTTCAATGAACAAGTAAAAGTGATTTTGTATGCAAACGATGTAAAAAAAGCGAGCGCATTTTGGCAAAGTCTTGGTTTTGTCGAGATTAGTTTTGAAGAATTAGATGGCTCGCAGGTTGCGGAAGTAGCGATGAGTAAGGAGAGTACGACGCATTTAGTTATTTATGATCGCGCGTTTATTGAAAATAATGACGACGAACTATCTGAACCAGCACCTGCACTGATTTTCGGAAGTGACGATGTTGTTTCACTATATAAAAAATTGCAAGAAGTGAATGTTCAGTTGGGAGATCTAGCGCAAATCGGTGAAGAATATGTCTTCAATTTTGTCGACACCGATGGAAATTATTTTGTCGTTTCTGGAAGTTAA
- a CDS encoding DMT family transporter, protein MSETVKGHLSASVTVMIWALTFISTKVLLKDFLPIEILFIRFLIGFLVLTVVSRRRLSFNGWSKEKYFMIAGLFGIFLYYYLENVALTYTLAMNVGIIGSVSPFMTALISRFVLKQGTIPKIFVLGFICSMIGISLISLSGTLNVDPIGDGLALIATVCWASYSLIVKKISTFGEGTIATTQRIFFYGLLFMLPVLFLSIDSFDVSRFAQLGNFSNLLFLGVGASALCFVTWNFSVKTLGAVRATVYIYTIPMLTTIASVAILGETITIKTVFGI, encoded by the coding sequence ATGTCAGAGACGGTCAAAGGGCATTTATCCGCAAGTGTAACGGTCATGATTTGGGCATTAACATTTATCTCTACGAAAGTATTGCTAAAGGACTTTTTACCTATTGAAATTCTTTTTATTCGTTTTTTGATCGGTTTTTTAGTTTTGACGGTTGTTTCGCGTAGGCGACTTTCATTCAATGGATGGTCAAAGGAAAAGTATTTTATGATCGCTGGTTTATTTGGTATTTTCTTGTACTACTATTTGGAAAATGTCGCGTTGACCTATACGCTAGCAATGAATGTGGGGATCATAGGCTCGGTCAGTCCCTTCATGACTGCGCTGATTAGCCGATTTGTGCTGAAACAAGGAACGATTCCAAAAATTTTTGTTTTAGGATTTATCTGTTCCATGATCGGCATTTCATTGATCAGCTTATCGGGGACACTAAATGTTGACCCCATTGGCGATGGGCTGGCTTTAATAGCAACAGTTTGCTGGGCGTCCTACTCGCTAATCGTTAAAAAGATCAGTACTTTTGGTGAAGGAACGATTGCAACAACGCAGCGAATATTCTTTTATGGACTGTTATTCATGCTTCCTGTTCTATTCTTGTCGATAGATTCTTTTGATGTTTCTAGATTTGCTCAACTAGGAAACTTTAGCAATTTATTATTTTTAGGCGTGGGTGCATCTGCGTTGTGTTTTGTCACTTGGAACTTTTCAGTCAAAACCCTCGGCGCCGTTCGAGCAACAGTTTATATTTATACGATTCCTATGTTAACAACGATCGCGTCCGTAGCCATATTAGGCGAAACGATCACGATTAAAACAGTTTTTGGCATTTGA